Proteins from a single region of Amblyomma americanum isolate KBUSLIRL-KWMA chromosome 10, ASM5285725v1, whole genome shotgun sequence:
- the LOC144108083 gene encoding uncharacterized protein LOC144108083: protein MILLLCVLLVLWVGGYLDVSGEELRRKASDDSEGTFAPPSSCGKRCSQTADKENATTESSTSDDEVKNNVARRASESTTTDSSNVRESSETRRQTHGSSKVVGDICLNTYHTDDDDLGNYQIPGEGRASLAQSTIHHCDVFIRCCYYLENNMTLRMDTSPSGARSAKDMYLHTFTKKRRPFLNDYHSRANRALVAVRFRGSAFRRLLETGGQQARKLFVRNILRVVRSNRYAGVRLWCREEDSGRIVHPGFIRVVRDLTAALRKANCTLGLFLPYANRRRPGAYANRLRLLHGVFRSPLSLLLYPTARILLRSSLSSWTSPSKMVVISGGRHPSGTSWAPSVCYLFVSATAVSVVLSNATASCSDANEGVSTKATFLSGKELSRLCRSWDSSWKVWSHPYHSVVCPGGHGGGRNKEALVFQTPLQAWKFRKEVLAHARSSCFGFVDDRRGFPPEDNSDIVIDSSRSNNTAPLQKREEEHFA, encoded by the exons ATGATTCTGCTGCTGTGCGTGCTGCTCGTTTTGTGGGTCGGGGGCTACCTGGACGTCTCCGGCGAAGAACTGCGCCGGAAGGCCAGCGACGACTCGGAGGGCACCTTCGCGCCGCCCTCTTCCTGCGGGAAACGTTGCTCGCAGACGGCGGACAAAGAGAACGCGACAACCGAGTCCAGCACCAGCGACGACGAGGTGAAGAACAATG TCGCCAGACGTGCCAGTGAATCTACCACCACTGACAGTAGCAACGTCCGCGAGTCCTCAGAGACACGACGGCAGACCCACGGCAGCAGCAAAGTTGTCGGCGACATCTGCCTCAACACATATCACACCGACGACGACGACTTGGGTAACTACCAAATACCGGGCGAGGGCAGGGCGTCTCTGGCTCAATCCACAATCCACCACTGCGACGTGTTCATCCGGTGCTGCTACTACCTCGAAAACAACATGACTCTGCGCATGGACACGTCCCCGTCAGGGGCCCGATCAGCGAAAGACATGTACCTCCACACCTTCACAAAAAAACGACGTCCCTTCTTGAACGATTACCATAGTCGTGCTAATAGGGCGCTCGTTGCGGTTCGTTTTCGAGGATCTGCATTCCGGAGACTTCTGGAGACTGGCGGACAGCAGGCTAGGAAACTGTTCGTTCGGAACATCCTGCGAGTGGTGCGGTCGAACCGCTACGCCGGCGTTCGTCTCTGGTGTCGAGAAGAAGATAGTGGGAGGATCGTTCATCCAGGTTTCATCCGGGTTGTACGGGACCTCACTGCAGCCCTGCGGAAGGCTAACTGCACTCTAGGGCTCTTCCTGCCTTACGCCAATCGTCGTCGCCCTGGAGCCTACGCGAACAGACTGCGACTGTTGCACGGTGTCTTCCGGTCACCCCTATCGTTGTTGCTGTACCCGACGGCCAGGATCCTACTTCGGAGCAGCCTAAGCAGCTGGACGTCACCATCCAAGATGGTGGTCATCTCTGGAGGCAGGCATCCCTCAGGTACTTCATGGGCACCTTCGGTTTGCTACCTGTTCGTTTCGGCGACGGCCGTATCGGTGGTTCTGTCCAACGCCACCGCATCCTGCAGCGACGCGAACGAAGGCGTCTCGACGAAGGCGACGTTCCTGAGCGGCAAGGAGTTGTCGAGGTTGTGCCGTTCGTGGGACTCGTCGTGGAAGGTGTGGTCACACCCCTACCACAGCGTGGTGTGCCCCGGTGGTCATGGCGGTGGTAGAAACAAGGAGGCACTTGTCTTTCAGACTCCGCTCCAGGCGTGGAAGTTTCGCAAGGAAGTGTTGGCTCACGCCCGCTCGTCCTGTTTCGGGTTCGTCGATGATCGACGGGGCTTCCCAC